The Streptomyces sp. RKAG293 genome includes a region encoding these proteins:
- a CDS encoding PhzF family phenazine biosynthesis isomerase: MTSIHGTEVLRYTAFSDDPAGGNPAGVVLDASGLGATEMLAVAAEVGYSETAFITASQGRSLTVRYFSPKAEVPFCGHATVATAVALGERIGAGDLLFSTAAGEIPVTVAPDASGALRATLTSVEPKVEEIPDAAVTEALAALGWPAADLDPAFAPRIAYAGARHLVLAAATRERLAALDYDFERLAAFMLSLDLTTVQLVWRASDSVFHVRDPFPVGGVVEDPATGAAALALGAYLRDQRLVTAPAVLTLHQGDDLGRPGVLTVELRADDPRIRVSGTGAAIPA; the protein is encoded by the coding sequence ATGACGTCGATTCACGGCACCGAGGTGCTTCGCTACACCGCCTTCTCCGACGACCCGGCCGGGGGCAACCCGGCCGGTGTCGTCCTGGACGCCTCCGGCCTCGGCGCGACGGAGATGCTCGCCGTCGCCGCCGAGGTCGGCTACTCGGAGACGGCCTTCATCACCGCCTCGCAGGGGCGCTCCCTCACCGTCCGCTACTTCAGCCCGAAGGCCGAAGTGCCGTTCTGCGGCCATGCCACGGTCGCCACAGCGGTCGCCCTCGGCGAGCGGATCGGCGCGGGTGACCTGCTGTTCTCGACGGCCGCCGGCGAGATCCCGGTCACGGTCGCACCGGACGCCTCCGGCGCGCTGCGCGCCACGCTCACCAGCGTCGAGCCGAAGGTCGAGGAGATCCCGGACGCGGCTGTCACCGAGGCGCTCGCGGCCCTCGGCTGGCCGGCCGCCGACCTCGATCCGGCCTTCGCACCCCGGATCGCCTACGCCGGCGCCCGCCACCTCGTGCTCGCCGCCGCGACCCGCGAGCGGCTGGCCGCGCTCGACTACGACTTCGAGCGGCTGGCCGCCTTCATGCTCAGCCTCGACCTGACCACCGTCCAGTTGGTGTGGCGCGCCTCGGACTCCGTCTTCCACGTCCGCGACCCGTTCCCGGTCGGCGGCGTCGTCGAGGACCCGGCCACCGGCGCGGCCGCGCTGGCGCTGGGCGCGTACCTCCGCGACCAGCGGCTGGTCACCGCGCCCGCCGTCCTCACCCTCCACCAGGGCGACGACCTCGGCCGCCCCGGCGTCCTCACCGTCGAACTGCGTGCGGACGACCCCCGCATCCGCGTGAGCGGAACGGGGGCCGCCATCCCGGCCTGA
- a CDS encoding SDR family oxidoreductase: protein MSEIQKVAVVTGAGSGVGRAVALALTGAGWSVALAGRRAEALEETARLAAAQSDGDAGAAGDTGALPGGRTLVVPADVTRPEDVDRLFASVRNGFGPLGLLFNNAGMFGPPVPLEDLTYEQWRSVVDVNLTGAFLCAQGAFRAMKEQDPQGGRIINNGSISAHVPRPNSVAYTSTKHAVTGLTKSLSLDGRAYRIACGQIDIGNAATEMTARMTTGVQQADGTTAVEPVMDVTDVARTVLHMAGLPLEANVQFATVMATAMPYIGRG, encoded by the coding sequence ATGAGTGAGATCCAGAAGGTGGCAGTGGTGACGGGCGCCGGATCCGGCGTGGGGCGCGCGGTGGCGCTCGCGCTGACCGGAGCCGGCTGGTCGGTGGCGCTCGCGGGCCGCCGTGCGGAGGCGCTGGAGGAGACCGCCCGGCTGGCGGCGGCGCAGTCGGACGGGGACGCGGGGGCGGCCGGGGACACCGGAGCGCTGCCAGGCGGCCGCACCCTCGTCGTGCCCGCCGACGTGACCCGGCCCGAGGACGTCGACCGGCTCTTCGCGTCGGTGCGGAACGGTTTCGGGCCGCTCGGCCTGCTGTTCAACAACGCCGGGATGTTCGGGCCGCCGGTGCCGCTGGAGGACCTCACGTACGAGCAGTGGCGCTCGGTCGTCGACGTCAACCTCACCGGCGCGTTCCTGTGCGCGCAGGGGGCGTTCCGGGCGATGAAGGAGCAGGACCCGCAGGGCGGCCGGATCATCAACAACGGCTCGATCTCGGCGCATGTGCCGCGCCCGAACAGCGTCGCGTACACCTCCACCAAGCACGCGGTGACCGGTCTGACGAAGTCCCTGTCCCTGGACGGCCGCGCGTACCGGATCGCCTGCGGCCAGATCGACATCGGCAACGCGGCGACCGAGATGACCGCCCGGATGACGACCGGGGTCCAGCAGGCCGACGGCACGACGGCGGTGGAACCGGTGATGGACGTGACCGATGTGGCGCGCACGGTGCTGCACATGGCCGGGCTGCCGCTGGAGGCGAACGTGCAGTTCGCGACGGTGATGGCGACGGCGATGCCGTACATCGGGCGCGGCTGA
- a CDS encoding Gfo/Idh/MocA family protein, producing MGGAVGGAGGVGRDRPIRWGILATGGIAATFTEALLTLPDAEVVAVGSRSIGSAKTFADRYGIDRAYGSWAELAQDDSLDVVYVATPHSAHRTAAGLCLEAGRAVLCEKAFTVNVREAAELTALAADRGSFLMEAMWMYCNPLILRMADLVRDGAIGEITTIHADFGIAGPFAADHRLRDPAQAGGALLDLGVYPVSFAHLLLGEPDTVRATAHLTPEGVDDNTGIVLGWDSGALALLSCSITSGTPVTASVTGSTGRIEIPHGYFHPDRFTLHRDGHEPREYLLSEVTDVPERDSLRHEAAEVMRCLRAGETQSPLVPLAGTLAVMRTLDAVREQIGVRYPGE from the coding sequence GTGGGCGGCGCCGTGGGCGGCGCGGGGGGCGTGGGCCGTGACCGGCCGATCCGGTGGGGGATCCTGGCGACCGGCGGCATCGCCGCCACCTTCACCGAGGCCCTGCTGACCCTGCCGGACGCCGAGGTCGTCGCGGTGGGCTCCCGCAGTATCGGCTCCGCCAAGACCTTCGCCGACCGCTACGGCATCGATCGCGCCTACGGGAGCTGGGCCGAGCTCGCCCAGGACGACAGCCTCGACGTCGTCTACGTCGCGACCCCGCACTCCGCGCACCGCACCGCCGCCGGGCTCTGCCTGGAAGCCGGCCGCGCCGTGCTGTGCGAGAAGGCGTTCACGGTCAACGTCCGCGAGGCCGCGGAGCTGACCGCCCTCGCCGCCGACCGCGGCAGCTTCCTGATGGAAGCGATGTGGATGTACTGCAACCCGCTGATCCTGCGCATGGCCGACCTCGTACGGGACGGCGCCATCGGCGAGATCACCACCATCCACGCCGACTTCGGGATCGCCGGCCCGTTCGCCGCCGACCACCGGCTCCGTGACCCCGCCCAGGCCGGCGGCGCGCTCCTCGACCTCGGCGTCTACCCCGTCTCCTTCGCGCACCTGCTGCTCGGCGAGCCCGACACCGTCCGGGCCACCGCCCACCTCACCCCGGAGGGCGTCGACGACAACACCGGCATCGTCCTGGGCTGGGACAGCGGCGCACTCGCCCTCCTCAGCTGCTCCATCACCTCCGGCACCCCCGTCACCGCCTCGGTGACCGGCTCCACGGGACGCATCGAAATCCCGCACGGCTACTTCCACCCCGACCGCTTCACCCTCCACCGCGACGGCCACGAGCCCCGGGAGTACCTGCTCTCCGAGGTCACCGACGTCCCGGAGCGCGACAGCCTGCGGCACGAGGCCGCCGAGGTCATGCGGTGCCTGCGGGCCGGCGAGACCCAGTCGCCGCTCGTGCCGCTGGCGGGGACGCTCGCCGTCATGCGCACCCTGGACGCCGTCCGCGAGCAGATCGGGGTGCGGTACCCGGGCGAGTGA
- a CDS encoding TROVE domain-containing protein, giving the protein MSRFNTRTAKPSVVSPVASSGERSVTHQGGAGYLRDAKSELFLLAVANFVGQESFYETGGQRDDRFTALVRQLAVEDPRWTAALLGWLRGDGNMRTAAIVGAAEFVKVRLENGTGETATSGVSNRAVVDSVLRRPDEPGELLAYWTARYGRNVPKPVKRGIADSVQRLYSGKSLLKYDTASKGYRFGDILNLVHAAPDAGKAWQGELFRYALDRRHNPDTAVPPASNRTLTAHRALMAVPVAERRALVTGSDGAARLAAAGMTWEALAGWLQGPMDAAAWEAVIPSMGYMALLRNLRNFDEAEVSDEVAEGVAKRLADPEQVARSRQLPMRFYSAYNAAPSLRWGYALEKALTASLANIPVLGGRTLVMVDTSSSMEAGFSRDGTLMRWDAAALFGIALGQRCAGGDVVSFSSARYYVSDKPGARTKAFPQPRGESLLKAVGRWKDGGWFLGGGTDTAAALRQEFKGHDRVVIVTDEQAGTDTQEVTVAIPATVPMYTWNLAGYRAGHAPSGGANRHTFGGLTDAAFRMVPLLEAGRDANWPWENAV; this is encoded by the coding sequence ATGTCCCGTTTCAATACCCGTACGGCCAAGCCGTCCGTCGTCTCGCCCGTGGCCAGCTCGGGGGAGCGGAGCGTTACGCATCAGGGTGGGGCCGGATATCTGCGTGATGCCAAGAGCGAGCTGTTCCTGCTCGCGGTCGCGAACTTCGTTGGGCAGGAGTCCTTTTACGAGACGGGCGGGCAGCGTGACGACCGTTTCACGGCTCTGGTCCGGCAGCTCGCTGTCGAGGACCCGCGGTGGACGGCGGCGCTGCTCGGGTGGCTGCGGGGGGACGGCAATATGCGGACGGCGGCCATTGTCGGGGCCGCGGAATTCGTCAAGGTGCGGCTTGAGAACGGGACGGGCGAGACGGCGACTTCCGGCGTTTCCAACCGGGCCGTCGTCGATTCCGTGCTGCGGCGGCCGGACGAGCCCGGTGAGCTGCTCGCGTACTGGACCGCTCGGTACGGCCGTAATGTGCCCAAGCCGGTCAAGCGCGGTATCGCGGATTCGGTGCAGCGGCTCTACAGCGGGAAGTCGCTGCTGAAGTACGACACCGCGTCGAAGGGTTACCGGTTCGGCGACATCCTCAATCTGGTGCACGCCGCGCCGGACGCCGGAAAGGCTTGGCAGGGCGAGCTGTTCCGTTATGCGCTCGACCGCCGGCACAACCCCGACACGGCGGTGCCGCCGGCGTCGAACCGGACGCTGACCGCGCACCGCGCGCTGATGGCGGTGCCGGTCGCGGAGCGGCGGGCGCTGGTGACCGGGTCCGACGGGGCGGCGCGGCTGGCGGCGGCGGGGATGACGTGGGAGGCGCTGGCGGGGTGGCTGCAGGGGCCGATGGACGCCGCGGCGTGGGAGGCCGTGATCCCGTCCATGGGGTACATGGCGCTGCTGCGCAATCTCCGCAACTTCGACGAGGCCGAGGTGAGTGACGAGGTCGCCGAGGGGGTCGCGAAGCGGCTCGCCGACCCGGAGCAGGTGGCGCGGTCGCGTCAGCTGCCGATGCGGTTCTACTCGGCGTACAACGCGGCACCGTCGCTGCGCTGGGGGTACGCGCTGGAGAAGGCGCTCACCGCGTCGCTGGCCAACATCCCGGTGCTGGGCGGCCGGACGCTGGTCATGGTGGACACCAGCTCGTCCATGGAGGCCGGTTTCTCCCGGGACGGCACGCTGATGCGCTGGGACGCGGCCGCGCTGTTCGGGATCGCGCTGGGACAGCGGTGTGCCGGCGGCGATGTCGTGTCGTTCTCCAGCGCCCGCTACTACGTCAGCGACAAGCCGGGAGCGCGCACCAAGGCGTTCCCGCAGCCGCGGGGCGAGTCGCTGCTCAAGGCCGTCGGCCGGTGGAAGGACGGCGGCTGGTTCCTGGGCGGCGGCACGGACACCGCCGCCGCGCTGCGACAGGAGTTCAAGGGGCATGACCGGGTGGTGATCGTCACCGACGAGCAGGCCGGTACGGACACCCAGGAGGTCACCGTGGCGATCCCGGCCACGGTGCCGATGTACACCTGGAACCTCGCGGGCTACCGCGCCGGCCACGCGCCGTCGGGTGGCGCGAACCGCCACACGTTCGGCGGGCTCACCGACGCGGCGTTCCGCATGGTTCCGCTGCTCGAGGCCGGGCGCGACGCCAATTGGCCCTGGGAGAACGCGGTCTGA
- a CDS encoding 4a-hydroxytetrahydrobiopterin dehydratase, with product MPIVDPLSDKEIADRLAELPGWELSADGTALVRTYRLAHLPAAILAVHIAQVQAELDHHSDLTLGYDTLGVSITTHSAGSRLTAKDFGLAARIAAIAPGHGAQ from the coding sequence ATGCCGATCGTCGACCCGCTGTCCGACAAGGAGATCGCCGACCGTCTCGCGGAACTCCCGGGCTGGGAACTCTCCGCGGACGGGACCGCTCTCGTCCGTACGTACCGGCTGGCGCACCTGCCCGCCGCGATCCTCGCGGTGCACATCGCGCAGGTGCAGGCCGAGCTGGACCACCACTCGGATCTCACCCTCGGATACGACACGCTCGGCGTGTCGATCACCACGCATTCGGCCGGCAGCCGGCTGACGGCGAAGGACTTCGGCCTGGCCGCCCGCATCGCGGCCATCGCCCCGGGCCACGGAGCGCAGTAG
- a CDS encoding DUF4429 domain-containing protein gives MAELLTHDGTWTFDDKVIRIVPGRDRGVHKLRQTLGEVAVPLHAVAGIAYEPGRKGGRLRLRLRDGADPLLYATGGGLPDAADPYQVAVDPDRTGVAEYFADEVRNALLLDQVPTGPTDSYLLPGPKVPLSASGGDGAATFDGDRVAITWNWMAEEGKKSAGARELALGDLAGVEWRPNVGLENGHLRFRVKGAQATTQPPKHDPNSIVLWGLKKELGHTALLAAAVAARLPHPSDSGQTGQTGQTGRRPELLAKPPVPAPEDAVPAQVTDHAEDPDALLRRLRELGDLKRDGILTDEEFTAAKSALLRRFG, from the coding sequence ATGGCTGAGTTGCTGACGCACGACGGGACCTGGACGTTCGACGACAAGGTCATCCGTATCGTCCCAGGCCGTGACCGGGGGGTGCACAAGCTCCGGCAGACGCTGGGCGAGGTCGCCGTGCCGCTTCACGCGGTGGCCGGCATCGCCTACGAGCCGGGCCGCAAGGGCGGCAGGCTCCGCCTGCGGCTGCGGGACGGCGCCGACCCGCTCCTGTACGCCACGGGCGGCGGCCTGCCGGACGCCGCCGATCCGTACCAGGTGGCCGTGGACCCGGACCGTACGGGCGTCGCCGAGTACTTCGCCGACGAGGTGCGCAACGCCCTGCTGCTGGACCAGGTGCCGACCGGCCCGACCGACTCCTATCTGCTGCCCGGCCCCAAGGTGCCCCTGTCGGCGAGCGGCGGCGACGGTGCCGCGACCTTCGACGGGGACCGGGTGGCCATCACCTGGAACTGGATGGCGGAGGAGGGCAAGAAGTCGGCCGGCGCCCGTGAACTGGCGCTCGGCGACCTGGCCGGGGTGGAGTGGCGCCCCAACGTCGGCCTGGAGAACGGGCATCTGCGCTTCCGCGTCAAGGGCGCGCAGGCCACCACCCAGCCGCCCAAGCACGACCCCAACAGCATCGTCCTGTGGGGCCTGAAGAAGGAGCTCGGGCACACCGCGCTCCTCGCCGCGGCCGTCGCGGCGCGCCTGCCGCACCCTTCCGACTCCGGTCAGACGGGCCAGACCGGTCAGACCGGCCGGCGGCCCGAACTGCTCGCCAAGCCGCCGGTGCCGGCGCCCGAGGACGCCGTCCCGGCGCAGGTCACCGACCACGCCGAGGACCCGGACGCGCTGCTGCGGCGGCTGCGCGAACTGGGCGACCTCAAGCGCGACGGGATACTGACGGACGAGGAGTTCACCGCCGCCAAGTCCGCCCTGCTGCGCCGGTTCGGCTGA
- a CDS encoding helix-turn-helix domain-containing protein: protein MRTPQETRRHRGAAARRTLLAAGLRTRYEQGATLGDLVTQCGRSARTVRRLLQEAGATLRTPLQARQLRKATAAFVRHQLMAALRSRYEAGQSVPALAADHGCSVTTIYRLLRTAGTPMRPPQRPGPQGRRAGRPP from the coding sequence ATGCGCACGCCGCAAGAAACCCGCCGCCATCGTGGTGCCGCTGCGAGACGCACCCTTCTCGCCGCTGGACTGCGTACCCGCTACGAGCAGGGGGCAACTCTCGGCGATCTCGTGACCCAATGCGGCCGATCCGCCCGAACGGTCCGCCGCCTGCTGCAGGAAGCCGGAGCCACCCTTCGGACGCCGCTCCAAGCACGCCAGCTGCGGAAGGCCACCGCCGCGTTTGTCCGCCACCAGCTGATGGCCGCGCTCCGAAGTCGCTACGAGGCGGGGCAGTCGGTCCCCGCGCTGGCCGCCGACCACGGCTGCTCCGTGACCACGATCTACCGCCTGCTCCGCACGGCCGGCACACCAATGCGACCCCCGCAACGCCCGGGTCCGCAGGGCCGGCGAGCGGGCCGTCCGCCCTAA
- a CDS encoding tyrosine-protein phosphatase: MRTGARAATALTLALVLAGPLVPAAQAAGTSPPAARKTQAYAPAPAAAHSRVLTVPGTVNARDTGGYRTYDGATTRWKTLYRTESLAKIPPAGVTALAGLGLRAVIDLRSPSEVQADGADRLPAGPVPVALPVDDTGLYLFIAQVVGSADPAAQEAALGGNRAAQRMRTAYRGFVTSAANRAALGAAIRRIADSTGPVVVHCTAGKDRTGVLIDTVLRAVGVPQSTTTADYLLSNDLRAAADRAVRDQVKQLGLMQNPDLLIPLQEVRTEYLAAFRDQAEHDYGSFGRFLTDGLGLDPATLVRLRLRLVA, encoded by the coding sequence ATGCGGACCGGAGCACGCGCCGCCACCGCGCTCACCCTCGCACTCGTCCTCGCAGGACCGCTCGTCCCCGCCGCCCAAGCGGCGGGGACGAGCCCTCCGGCAGCCCGAAAAACCCAGGCGTACGCGCCGGCCCCGGCCGCGGCGCACAGCCGGGTGCTCACCGTCCCCGGCACCGTCAACGCCCGGGACACCGGCGGCTACCGCACCTACGACGGCGCCACCACCCGGTGGAAAACCCTCTACCGGACCGAGAGCCTGGCCAAGATCCCGCCGGCCGGCGTCACCGCCCTCGCCGGGCTCGGACTGCGCGCCGTCATCGACCTGCGCAGCCCCTCCGAGGTCCAGGCCGACGGCGCCGACCGGCTCCCGGCCGGGCCGGTACCGGTCGCGCTGCCCGTCGACGACACCGGCCTGTACCTGTTCATCGCGCAGGTCGTCGGCAGCGCCGACCCGGCCGCCCAGGAGGCGGCCCTCGGCGGTAACCGGGCGGCGCAGCGGATGCGGACCGCCTACCGCGGCTTCGTCACGTCAGCGGCGAACCGCGCCGCCCTCGGCGCCGCGATCCGCCGGATCGCGGACTCCACGGGCCCGGTGGTGGTCCACTGCACCGCGGGCAAGGACCGTACGGGCGTACTGATCGACACGGTCCTGCGGGCCGTCGGCGTACCGCAGTCCACGACCACCGCCGACTACCTGCTCTCCAACGACCTGCGCGCCGCCGCCGACCGGGCCGTACGCGACCAGGTCAAGCAACTGGGCCTGATGCAGAACCCGGACCTCCTCATCCCGCTCCAGGAGGTCAGGACGGAATACCTCGCGGCCTTCCGGGACCAGGCGGAGCACGACTACGGATCCTTCGGCCGCTTCCTGACCGACGGCCTCGGCCTGGACCCGGCGACGCTGGTACGGCTGCGCCTGCGGCTGGTCGCCTGA
- a CDS encoding multidrug effflux MFS transporter: MQEAGPSADARISDAQRLAVQRRTGWLVTLVLGGLTALAPLSMDMYLPALPKVTDALHSPAATIQLTLTACLAGMALGQLVVGPMSDKWGRRRPLLAGMVVYVIATAVCAFAPSAELLIAFRLFQGLAGAAGIVIARAVVRDLYDGVEMARFFSTLMLVSGVAPVIAPVIGGQVLRLTDWRGVFGVLTVIGVLLTLLVWRQLDETLAPADRHSGGLGETLSAMRGLLADRAFTGYMLAGGFAFAALFAYISASAFVVQDIYGASPQTFSLLFGLNSVGLVAVGQLNGKVLIGRFSLDKALGVGLAVITLAAVALLVMASGMFGRVGLVPMAAGLFVLMSAMGLALPNTNALALMRTKHAAGSASALLGTTSFLIGAVVSPLVGIAGEHTAVPMAVVQLVCALIAVGCFAGLCRPWRRRVDAP, translated from the coding sequence ATGCAGGAAGCCGGCCCGAGCGCCGACGCGCGAATATCCGACGCGCAACGGCTCGCCGTGCAGCGCCGTACCGGGTGGCTCGTCACGCTGGTGCTGGGCGGGCTGACCGCGCTGGCACCGCTCTCCATGGACATGTACCTGCCGGCCCTGCCGAAGGTCACCGACGCGCTGCACAGCCCGGCCGCGACCATCCAGCTCACCCTCACCGCCTGCCTGGCCGGCATGGCGCTCGGGCAGCTGGTCGTCGGGCCGATGAGCGACAAATGGGGGCGCCGCCGTCCGCTCCTCGCCGGCATGGTGGTCTACGTCATCGCCACCGCCGTCTGCGCCTTCGCGCCCAGCGCCGAGCTGCTGATCGCCTTCCGGCTGTTCCAGGGCCTGGCGGGCGCCGCGGGCATCGTCATCGCCCGTGCCGTCGTCCGTGATCTGTACGACGGCGTCGAGATGGCCCGGTTCTTCTCCACCCTCATGCTCGTCTCCGGGGTCGCCCCGGTCATCGCGCCCGTCATCGGCGGCCAGGTGCTGCGGCTCACCGACTGGCGCGGCGTCTTCGGCGTCCTGACGGTGATCGGCGTGCTGCTCACCCTGCTGGTCTGGCGGCAGCTGGACGAGACCCTCGCCCCGGCGGACCGGCACAGCGGCGGCCTCGGCGAGACGCTCTCCGCGATGCGCGGGCTGCTCGCCGACCGGGCCTTCACCGGCTACATGCTCGCGGGCGGCTTCGCCTTCGCCGCGCTCTTCGCGTACATCTCCGCCTCGGCCTTCGTCGTGCAGGACATCTACGGCGCGTCCCCGCAGACCTTCAGCCTGCTCTTCGGCCTGAACTCGGTCGGTCTCGTCGCGGTCGGCCAGCTCAACGGCAAGGTGCTGATCGGCCGGTTCAGCCTCGACAAGGCGCTCGGCGTCGGCCTCGCGGTCATCACGCTGGCCGCCGTGGCGCTGCTGGTGATGGCGTCCGGGATGTTCGGCCGGGTGGGGCTCGTCCCGATGGCGGCGGGCCTGTTCGTCCTGATGTCGGCCATGGGTCTGGCGCTGCCCAACACGAACGCGCTGGCGCTGATGCGCACCAAGCACGCGGCCGGCTCCGCGTCGGCCCTGCTCGGCACGACCTCGTTCCTCATCGGCGCGGTCGTCTCGCCGCTGGTCGGGATCGCGGGGGAGCACACGGCGGTCCCGATGGCGGTGGTCCAGCTGGTCTGCGCGCTGATCGCCGTCGGATGCTTCGCCGGGCTGTGCCGCCCGTGGCGTCGTAGGGT
- a CDS encoding MarR family winged helix-turn-helix transcriptional regulator gives MPQAAADLVLHGDLTGKYAVGSYSKLSADKRSVVLRPDRQGESDHGHRITAAIACHVARLGGTFDQLMHLLMPPDHQGGHHARTIELRSGHARARDYVHRVWANACSAISSSVAVESRHHAHEDLASLRDRIETTPWRGERGRTALRVLRAHLNFAETAGGRQHAASERQAAEEAGISRQTLRRAYEGVLKPGGWLRRLRVGHGIEGSTWYLDDGHAHRTVSSSSHYRTTQFPPDRDLEEWSAPETTVTADIDSTVISRLMGHDAFAHRGLGSPGLMVIGALHLRPGQTAKELITTASVSRATAYRTLQRLAAHGVVHRNGTTWALAPHALESISQSHAQTPLSERQAEWSWDPIAQHYATAGIAAQRKALHATERVAYRQPLEQLSEHRSKALVIVRDGRQILVPTPRGDDIPPGWQLPGGAVLNPTTGRIAPEWRVATDGRLILITPADQRTYDELVAAHAEAVNEWESAA, from the coding sequence TTGCCCCAGGCTGCTGCTGACCTGGTCCTGCACGGTGATCTCACCGGCAAGTACGCGGTGGGCAGCTACAGCAAGCTCAGCGCCGACAAACGGAGCGTCGTGCTGCGCCCGGACCGGCAGGGCGAGTCCGATCATGGCCACCGGATCACCGCGGCCATCGCCTGCCACGTCGCTCGCCTCGGCGGAACCTTCGACCAGCTGATGCACCTGCTGATGCCTCCCGACCACCAGGGCGGCCACCACGCCCGGACCATCGAGCTGCGTTCTGGTCACGCTCGGGCCCGCGACTACGTCCACCGCGTATGGGCCAACGCCTGCTCGGCGATCAGCAGCAGCGTGGCGGTGGAGTCCCGGCACCATGCCCACGAAGACCTCGCGTCCCTGCGCGACCGGATCGAGACCACCCCATGGCGCGGCGAACGTGGTCGTACCGCCTTGCGGGTCCTGCGAGCCCATCTGAACTTCGCCGAGACTGCCGGGGGTCGCCAGCATGCCGCCAGTGAACGACAGGCAGCGGAAGAGGCGGGGATATCCCGCCAGACCCTGCGCAGGGCCTACGAAGGCGTACTGAAGCCGGGCGGGTGGCTCCGCCGACTGCGCGTGGGTCACGGCATCGAAGGCTCCACCTGGTACCTCGACGACGGCCACGCACACCGGACCGTTTCCTCCTCGTCTCATTACAGGACCACTCAGTTCCCCCCCGACCGGGACCTTGAGGAGTGGTCCGCCCCTGAGACAACCGTGACGGCCGACATCGACTCCACCGTCATCAGCCGCCTCATGGGCCACGACGCATTCGCCCACCGCGGTCTCGGTAGTCCCGGCCTGATGGTCATCGGAGCACTCCACCTCAGGCCCGGCCAGACCGCCAAGGAACTGATCACCACTGCCTCGGTGTCCCGCGCTACCGCCTACCGGACCTTGCAACGCCTAGCAGCCCACGGCGTGGTCCACCGAAACGGTACGACCTGGGCCTTGGCGCCCCATGCCCTGGAGAGCATCAGCCAGTCCCACGCCCAAACTCCTCTCTCGGAGAGGCAAGCGGAGTGGAGTTGGGACCCCATCGCCCAGCACTACGCCACCGCAGGCATCGCGGCACAGCGCAAAGCCCTCCACGCCACCGAGCGCGTGGCCTATCGGCAACCACTCGAACAGCTCTCGGAGCACCGCAGCAAGGCCCTGGTCATCGTCCGCGACGGCCGCCAGATCTTGGTGCCCACGCCACGCGGCGACGACATCCCGCCCGGGTGGCAGCTCCCCGGTGGTGCAGTCCTCAACCCCACTACCGGCCGCATCGCCCCGGAGTGGCGGGTCGCCACCGACGGCCGCCTCATCCTCATCACCCCAGCCGATCAGCGCACCTACGACGAGTTGGTCGCCGCACACGCCGAAGCCGTCAACGAGTGGGAATCCGCCGCATGA
- a CDS encoding plasmid partition protein yields the protein MIIAYISPRTSGKTTSAGWHAHALHERGYPVVAFEADYSRQLAEWDVRSGGFPFPVQQQASPLFHKNVPPAMRPEQIGIVDCGHAEDHRNIVQSVLRVTDLAILSTAPTTADIDRIERLPMRELIDDVDVLRPDGNPPPTWVLLNRTTASAKATGQYRNYLREDGWNVFTTTIPNRQIYAQSMLEPVTARGSAYDELVTEMIDRGLLLPWTGELR from the coding sequence GTGATCATCGCCTATATCAGCCCCCGTACGAGCGGCAAGACCACCTCCGCCGGATGGCACGCTCACGCCCTCCATGAGCGCGGGTATCCGGTCGTCGCCTTCGAGGCCGACTACAGTCGCCAGCTCGCGGAGTGGGACGTGCGCTCCGGCGGATTCCCGTTCCCAGTCCAGCAGCAGGCCTCTCCCCTATTCCACAAGAACGTGCCCCCGGCCATGCGCCCCGAGCAGATCGGCATTGTCGACTGCGGACACGCCGAGGACCACCGCAACATCGTCCAGTCGGTACTACGCGTCACCGACCTCGCCATCCTCAGCACCGCCCCCACCACCGCGGACATCGACCGCATCGAACGCCTCCCCATGCGCGAACTGATCGACGACGTCGACGTACTTCGCCCCGACGGCAACCCACCCCCTACCTGGGTCCTCCTCAACCGCACCACCGCCAGCGCCAAAGCCACCGGCCAGTACCGCAACTACCTCCGCGAAGACGGCTGGAACGTCTTCACCACCACCATCCCCAACCGCCAGATCTACGCACAGTCCATGCTCGAACCCGTCACCGCCCGCGGATCCGCATACGACGAACTCGTCACCGAGATGATCGATCGCGGCCTCCTCCTCCCCTGGACGGGAGAGCTGCGATGA